One window from the genome of Gadus macrocephalus chromosome 7, ASM3116895v1 encodes:
- the LOC132461959 gene encoding hepatitis A virus cellular receptor 1 homolog isoform X6 → MDHTEGPVVFECDWEVVLALERDIMTAVSCSGFLLLLCLLTAAECDLVVFATVGFNVTLPCNYDVTANGLSSTCWGRGAIPAWKCSNQLIAADGATVRKDSQVSSRYQLLGDLRKGDASMTILNVSAMDSGRYGCRVEIAGWWNDLKHHFKLSVQEDTKPTPKRTLDNVTSTEQTTLKFTQAAHINSTRYWDPSETVLSPIQGSSGQFSVPIACVLIIASIAVVGVAVYFIKRSGKFSKSSQINSLSGPEPTNREENIYQMDEVNPYQTFQ, encoded by the exons ATGGACCACACTGAGGGCCCTGTG GTATTTGAGTGCGACTGGGAGGTTGTTTTAGCATTAGAGCGTGACATAATGACGGCCGTGTCCTGCTCAGGATTCCTGCTCCTGCTGTGTCTGTTAACAG CTGCTGAATGTGACCTGGTTGTGTTCGCCACTGTGGGCTTTAATGTGACTCTGCCGTGTAATTATGATGTCACAGCAAATGGTCTAAGTTCAACATGCTGGGGACGAGGTGCGATACCCGCCTGGAAATGTAGCAATCAGCTGATCGCCGCTGACGGTGCAACAGTGAGAAAAGACTCACAGGTGTCCAGCAGGTACCAGCTCCTGGGTGACCTGAGAAAGGGAGATGCTTCCATGACGATATTAAACGTCAGTGCGATGGACTCTGGACGATACGGATGCAGAGTGGAAATAGCGGGATGGTGGAACGACCTTAAACATCACTTTAAACTGAGTGTTCAGGAAG ATACTAAGCCAACCCCAAAGAGGACATTGGATAATGTCACCTCCACAGAACAGACCACATTGAAGTTCACACAAG CAGCTCACATCAATTCCACACGGTACTGGGACCCTTCTGAAACGGTTCTAAGCCCTATACAG GGAAGTAGTGGCCAATTTTCTGTGCCGATTGCATGTGTTCTGATCATCGCTTCCATTGCAGTGGTGGGTGTTGCTGTCTACTTTA TAAAGAGATCGGGAAAATTCAGCAAATCTTCCCAGAT AAACTCGCTGTCTGGTCCTGAACCTAccaacagagaggagaacatcTACCAGATGGATGAAGTCAACCCCTATCAGACCTTTCAATGa
- the LOC132461959 gene encoding hepatitis A virus cellular receptor 1 homolog isoform X5 codes for MDHTEGPVVSVKTCQVFECDWEVVLALERDIMTAVSCSGFLLLLCLLTAAECDLVVFATVGFNVTLPCNYDVTANGLSSTCWGRGAIPAWKCSNQLIAADGATVRKDSQVSSRYQLLGDLRKGDASMTILNVSAMDSGRYGCRVEIAGWWNDLKHHFKLSVQEDTKPTPKRTLDNVTSTEQTTLKFTQAAHINSTRYWDPSETVLSPIQGSSGQFSVPIACVLIIASIAVVGVAVYFIKRSGKFSKSSQINSLSGPEPTNREENIYQMDEVNPYQTFQ; via the exons ATGGACCACACTGAGGGCCCTGTGGTGAGTGTGAAGACGTGTCAG GTATTTGAGTGCGACTGGGAGGTTGTTTTAGCATTAGAGCGTGACATAATGACGGCCGTGTCCTGCTCAGGATTCCTGCTCCTGCTGTGTCTGTTAACAG CTGCTGAATGTGACCTGGTTGTGTTCGCCACTGTGGGCTTTAATGTGACTCTGCCGTGTAATTATGATGTCACAGCAAATGGTCTAAGTTCAACATGCTGGGGACGAGGTGCGATACCCGCCTGGAAATGTAGCAATCAGCTGATCGCCGCTGACGGTGCAACAGTGAGAAAAGACTCACAGGTGTCCAGCAGGTACCAGCTCCTGGGTGACCTGAGAAAGGGAGATGCTTCCATGACGATATTAAACGTCAGTGCGATGGACTCTGGACGATACGGATGCAGAGTGGAAATAGCGGGATGGTGGAACGACCTTAAACATCACTTTAAACTGAGTGTTCAGGAAG ATACTAAGCCAACCCCAAAGAGGACATTGGATAATGTCACCTCCACAGAACAGACCACATTGAAGTTCACACAAG CAGCTCACATCAATTCCACACGGTACTGGGACCCTTCTGAAACGGTTCTAAGCCCTATACAG GGAAGTAGTGGCCAATTTTCTGTGCCGATTGCATGTGTTCTGATCATCGCTTCCATTGCAGTGGTGGGTGTTGCTGTCTACTTTA TAAAGAGATCGGGAAAATTCAGCAAATCTTCCCAGAT AAACTCGCTGTCTGGTCCTGAACCTAccaacagagaggagaacatcTACCAGATGGATGAAGTCAACCCCTATCAGACCTTTCAATGa
- the LOC132461959 gene encoding hepatitis A virus cellular receptor 2 homolog isoform X2, with protein MTAVSGSGLLLLLCLLSAAECDLDVLGTVGNDVTLPLKYDARANGLSCICWGRGVVPSSGCGNQLLATDGLRVKKDSLVSSRYQLLGNLRKGDVSLTILNVSEMDSGRYGCRVGREGWFNDDKYHFTLRVQKDTKPTPKWKLDDVTSTEQTILKYTQVTEARKETGSDEAMDYTEGPVVFECDWEVVLALERDIMTAVSCSGFLLLLCLLTAAECDLVVFATVGFNVTLPCNYDVTANGLSSTCWGRGAIPAWKCSNQLIAADGATVRKDSQVSSRYQLLGDLRKGDASMTILNVSAMDSGRYGCRVEIAGWWNDLKHHFKLSVQEDTKPTPKRTLDNVTSTEQTTLKFTQAHINSTRYWDPSETVLSPIQGSSGQFSVPIACVLIIASIAVVGVAVYFIKRSGKFSKSSQINSLSGPEPTNREENIYQMDEVNPYQTFQ; from the exons ATGACGGCCGTGTCTGGATCAGGACTCCTGCTCTTGCTGTGTCTGTTATCAG CTGCTGAATGTGACCTGGATGTgctcggcactgtgggtaatgATGTGACTTTGCCGCTTAAATATGATGCCAGAGCAAATGGTCTAAGTTGTATATGCTGGGGACGAGGTGTAGTACCATCCTCAGGCTGTGGCAATCAGCTGCTCGCCACTGACGGTCTAAGAGTGAAAAAAGACTCACTGGTGTCCAGCAGGTACCAGCTCCTGGGTAACCTGAGAAAGGGGGATGTTTCACTGACGATATTAAACGTCAGTGAGATGGACTCCGGACGATACGGATGCAGAGTGGGAAGAGAGGGATGGTTCAACGACGATAAATATCACTTTACACTGAGAGTTCAGAAAG ATACTAAGCCCACCCCAAAGTGGAAATTGGATGATGTCACCTCCACAGAACAGACCATATTGAAGTACACACAAG TTACTGAAGCACggaaggaaacaggaagtgatgagGCAATGGACTACACTGAGGGCCCTGTG GTATTTGAGTGCGACTGGGAGGTTGTTTTAGCATTAGAGCGTGACATAATGACGGCCGTGTCCTGCTCAGGATTCCTGCTCCTGCTGTGTCTGTTAACAG CTGCTGAATGTGACCTGGTTGTGTTCGCCACTGTGGGCTTTAATGTGACTCTGCCGTGTAATTATGATGTCACAGCAAATGGTCTAAGTTCAACATGCTGGGGACGAGGTGCGATACCCGCCTGGAAATGTAGCAATCAGCTGATCGCCGCTGACGGTGCAACAGTGAGAAAAGACTCACAGGTGTCCAGCAGGTACCAGCTCCTGGGTGACCTGAGAAAGGGAGATGCTTCCATGACGATATTAAACGTCAGTGCGATGGACTCTGGACGATACGGATGCAGAGTGGAAATAGCGGGATGGTGGAACGACCTTAAACATCACTTTAAACTGAGTGTTCAGGAAG ATACTAAGCCAACCCCAAAGAGGACATTGGATAATGTCACCTCCACAGAACAGACCACATTGAAGTTCACACAAG CTCACATCAATTCCACACGGTACTGGGACCCTTCTGAAACGGTTCTAAGCCCTATACAG GGAAGTAGTGGCCAATTTTCTGTGCCGATTGCATGTGTTCTGATCATCGCTTCCATTGCAGTGGTGGGTGTTGCTGTCTACTTTA TAAAGAGATCGGGAAAATTCAGCAAATCTTCCCAGAT AAACTCGCTGTCTGGTCCTGAACCTAccaacagagaggagaacatcTACCAGATGGATGAAGTCAACCCCTATCAGACCTTTCAATGa
- the LOC132461959 gene encoding hepatitis A virus cellular receptor 2 homolog isoform X1, whose product MTAVSGSGLLLLLCLLSAAECDLDVLGTVGNDVTLPLKYDARANGLSCICWGRGVVPSSGCGNQLLATDGLRVKKDSLVSSRYQLLGNLRKGDVSLTILNVSEMDSGRYGCRVGREGWFNDDKYHFTLRVQKDTKPTPKWKLDDVTSTEQTILKYTQVTEARKETGSDEAMDYTEGPVVFECDWEVVLALERDIMTAVSCSGFLLLLCLLTAAECDLVVFATVGFNVTLPCNYDVTANGLSSTCWGRGAIPAWKCSNQLIAADGATVRKDSQVSSRYQLLGDLRKGDASMTILNVSAMDSGRYGCRVEIAGWWNDLKHHFKLSVQEDTKPTPKRTLDNVTSTEQTTLKFTQAAHINSTRYWDPSETVLSPIQGSSGQFSVPIACVLIIASIAVVGVAVYFIKRSGKFSKSSQINSLSGPEPTNREENIYQMDEVNPYQTFQ is encoded by the exons ATGACGGCCGTGTCTGGATCAGGACTCCTGCTCTTGCTGTGTCTGTTATCAG CTGCTGAATGTGACCTGGATGTgctcggcactgtgggtaatgATGTGACTTTGCCGCTTAAATATGATGCCAGAGCAAATGGTCTAAGTTGTATATGCTGGGGACGAGGTGTAGTACCATCCTCAGGCTGTGGCAATCAGCTGCTCGCCACTGACGGTCTAAGAGTGAAAAAAGACTCACTGGTGTCCAGCAGGTACCAGCTCCTGGGTAACCTGAGAAAGGGGGATGTTTCACTGACGATATTAAACGTCAGTGAGATGGACTCCGGACGATACGGATGCAGAGTGGGAAGAGAGGGATGGTTCAACGACGATAAATATCACTTTACACTGAGAGTTCAGAAAG ATACTAAGCCCACCCCAAAGTGGAAATTGGATGATGTCACCTCCACAGAACAGACCATATTGAAGTACACACAAG TTACTGAAGCACggaaggaaacaggaagtgatgagGCAATGGACTACACTGAGGGCCCTGTG GTATTTGAGTGCGACTGGGAGGTTGTTTTAGCATTAGAGCGTGACATAATGACGGCCGTGTCCTGCTCAGGATTCCTGCTCCTGCTGTGTCTGTTAACAG CTGCTGAATGTGACCTGGTTGTGTTCGCCACTGTGGGCTTTAATGTGACTCTGCCGTGTAATTATGATGTCACAGCAAATGGTCTAAGTTCAACATGCTGGGGACGAGGTGCGATACCCGCCTGGAAATGTAGCAATCAGCTGATCGCCGCTGACGGTGCAACAGTGAGAAAAGACTCACAGGTGTCCAGCAGGTACCAGCTCCTGGGTGACCTGAGAAAGGGAGATGCTTCCATGACGATATTAAACGTCAGTGCGATGGACTCTGGACGATACGGATGCAGAGTGGAAATAGCGGGATGGTGGAACGACCTTAAACATCACTTTAAACTGAGTGTTCAGGAAG ATACTAAGCCAACCCCAAAGAGGACATTGGATAATGTCACCTCCACAGAACAGACCACATTGAAGTTCACACAAG CAGCTCACATCAATTCCACACGGTACTGGGACCCTTCTGAAACGGTTCTAAGCCCTATACAG GGAAGTAGTGGCCAATTTTCTGTGCCGATTGCATGTGTTCTGATCATCGCTTCCATTGCAGTGGTGGGTGTTGCTGTCTACTTTA TAAAGAGATCGGGAAAATTCAGCAAATCTTCCCAGAT AAACTCGCTGTCTGGTCCTGAACCTAccaacagagaggagaacatcTACCAGATGGATGAAGTCAACCCCTATCAGACCTTTCAATGa
- the LOC132461959 gene encoding uncharacterized protein LOC132461959 isoform X3, translated as MTAVSGSGLLLLLCLLSAAECDLDVLGTVGNDVTLPLKYDARANGLSCICWGRGVVPSSGCGNQLLATDGLRVKKDSLVSSRYQLLGNLRKGDVSLTILNVSEMDSGRYGCRVGREGWFNDDKYHFTLRVQKDTKPTPKWKLDDVTSTEQTILKYTQVTEARKETGSDEAMDYTEGPVVFECDWEVVLALERDIMTAVSCSGFLLLLCLLTAAECDLVVFATVGFNVTLPCNYDVTANGLSSTCWGRGAIPAWKCSNQLIAADGATVRKDSQVSSRYQLLGDLRKGDASMTILNVSAMDSGRYGCRVEIAGWWNDLKHHFKLSVQEDTKPTPKRTLDNVTSTEQTTLKFTQAAHINSTRYWDPSETVLSPIQGSSGQFSVPIACVLIIASIAVVGVAVYFIKRSGKFSKSSQM; from the exons ATGACGGCCGTGTCTGGATCAGGACTCCTGCTCTTGCTGTGTCTGTTATCAG CTGCTGAATGTGACCTGGATGTgctcggcactgtgggtaatgATGTGACTTTGCCGCTTAAATATGATGCCAGAGCAAATGGTCTAAGTTGTATATGCTGGGGACGAGGTGTAGTACCATCCTCAGGCTGTGGCAATCAGCTGCTCGCCACTGACGGTCTAAGAGTGAAAAAAGACTCACTGGTGTCCAGCAGGTACCAGCTCCTGGGTAACCTGAGAAAGGGGGATGTTTCACTGACGATATTAAACGTCAGTGAGATGGACTCCGGACGATACGGATGCAGAGTGGGAAGAGAGGGATGGTTCAACGACGATAAATATCACTTTACACTGAGAGTTCAGAAAG ATACTAAGCCCACCCCAAAGTGGAAATTGGATGATGTCACCTCCACAGAACAGACCATATTGAAGTACACACAAG TTACTGAAGCACggaaggaaacaggaagtgatgagGCAATGGACTACACTGAGGGCCCTGTG GTATTTGAGTGCGACTGGGAGGTTGTTTTAGCATTAGAGCGTGACATAATGACGGCCGTGTCCTGCTCAGGATTCCTGCTCCTGCTGTGTCTGTTAACAG CTGCTGAATGTGACCTGGTTGTGTTCGCCACTGTGGGCTTTAATGTGACTCTGCCGTGTAATTATGATGTCACAGCAAATGGTCTAAGTTCAACATGCTGGGGACGAGGTGCGATACCCGCCTGGAAATGTAGCAATCAGCTGATCGCCGCTGACGGTGCAACAGTGAGAAAAGACTCACAGGTGTCCAGCAGGTACCAGCTCCTGGGTGACCTGAGAAAGGGAGATGCTTCCATGACGATATTAAACGTCAGTGCGATGGACTCTGGACGATACGGATGCAGAGTGGAAATAGCGGGATGGTGGAACGACCTTAAACATCACTTTAAACTGAGTGTTCAGGAAG ATACTAAGCCAACCCCAAAGAGGACATTGGATAATGTCACCTCCACAGAACAGACCACATTGAAGTTCACACAAG CAGCTCACATCAATTCCACACGGTACTGGGACCCTTCTGAAACGGTTCTAAGCCCTATACAG GGAAGTAGTGGCCAATTTTCTGTGCCGATTGCATGTGTTCTGATCATCGCTTCCATTGCAGTGGTGGGTGTTGCTGTCTACTTTA TAAAGAGATCGGGAAAATTCAGCAAATCTTCCCAGATGTAA
- the LOC132461959 gene encoding uncharacterized protein LOC132461959 isoform X4, with protein MTAVSGSGLLLLLCLLSAAECDLDVLGTVGNDVTLPLKYDARANGLSCICWGRGVVPSSGCGNQLLATDGLRVKKDSLVSSRYQLLGNLRKGDVSLTILNVSEMDSGRYGCRVGREGWFNDDKYHFTLRVQKDTKPTPKWKLDDVTSTEQTILKYTQVTEARKETGSDEAMDYTEGPVVFECDWEVVLALERDIMTAVSCSGFLLLLCLLTAAECDLVVFATVGFNVTLPCNYDVTANGLSSTCWGRGAIPAWKCSNQLIAADGATVRKDSQVSSRYQLLGDLRKGDASMTILNVSAMDSGRYGCRVEIAGWWNDLKHHFKLSVQEDTKPTPKRKLDDVTSTEQTILKYTRIPLKNLYTLYPIYNIQI; from the exons ATGACGGCCGTGTCTGGATCAGGACTCCTGCTCTTGCTGTGTCTGTTATCAG CTGCTGAATGTGACCTGGATGTgctcggcactgtgggtaatgATGTGACTTTGCCGCTTAAATATGATGCCAGAGCAAATGGTCTAAGTTGTATATGCTGGGGACGAGGTGTAGTACCATCCTCAGGCTGTGGCAATCAGCTGCTCGCCACTGACGGTCTAAGAGTGAAAAAAGACTCACTGGTGTCCAGCAGGTACCAGCTCCTGGGTAACCTGAGAAAGGGGGATGTTTCACTGACGATATTAAACGTCAGTGAGATGGACTCCGGACGATACGGATGCAGAGTGGGAAGAGAGGGATGGTTCAACGACGATAAATATCACTTTACACTGAGAGTTCAGAAAG ATACTAAGCCCACCCCAAAGTGGAAATTGGATGATGTCACCTCCACAGAACAGACCATATTGAAGTACACACAAG TTACTGAAGCACggaaggaaacaggaagtgatgagGCAATGGACTACACTGAGGGCCCTGTG GTATTTGAGTGCGACTGGGAGGTTGTTTTAGCATTAGAGCGTGACATAATGACGGCCGTGTCCTGCTCAGGATTCCTGCTCCTGCTGTGTCTGTTAACAG CTGCTGAATGTGACCTGGTTGTGTTCGCCACTGTGGGCTTTAATGTGACTCTGCCGTGTAATTATGATGTCACAGCAAATGGTCTAAGTTCAACATGCTGGGGACGAGGTGCGATACCCGCCTGGAAATGTAGCAATCAGCTGATCGCCGCTGACGGTGCAACAGTGAGAAAAGACTCACAGGTGTCCAGCAGGTACCAGCTCCTGGGTGACCTGAGAAAGGGAGATGCTTCCATGACGATATTAAACGTCAGTGCGATGGACTCTGGACGATACGGATGCAGAGTGGAAATAGCGGGATGGTGGAACGACCTTAAACATCACTTTAAACTGAGTGTTCAGGAAG ATACTAAGCCCACCCCAAAGAGGAAATTGGATGATGTCACCTCCACAGAACAGACCATATTGAAGTACACACGTATACCTCTAAAAAACCTTTACACATTATACCCAATAtacaatattcaaatatga
- the LOC132461960 gene encoding odorant receptor 131-2-like → MQSEGFLRVNVSGSVEYQASQEMIVFCTISVVLSCSFIYVNCVLLYTLRSKPVFCETSRYILLFNLLFADTAYLVTSLLLYILAACRLRLKLYVCGLLTSIGVLEDIISPLTLAVMSLERYVAVCFPMRHASLATVRNTGAAIALVWTISGGNVLMRVLILIGWKNDLDLNVEMKDFCSKEAMFLAPISSQVDKAFSIFVFAFGGFVTILSYVGVTLVARSASTEKATASKAGKTVLLHMIQLVLILIATIYSSILLSFARTVDRTTLIRLYNSFYVCLNIFPRCLSALIYGLRDKTIRPVLLKRLCGQLKCLAPT, encoded by the coding sequence ATGCAGAGTGAAGGATTTTTGAGGGTTAATGTTAGTGGTAGCGTGGAGTATCAGGCTTCGCAGGAGATGATTGTGTTCTGCACAATATCTGTGGTGCTAAGCTGCTCTTTTATCTACGTGAACTGTGTTCTGTTGTACACCTTGAGGAGCAAGCCAGTTTTTTGTGAGACGTCCCGTTACATTCTGTTGTTTAACCTTCTCTTCGCAGATACTGCCTATCTTGTGACAAGTTTGTTACTTTACATACTGGCTGCTTGCAGGTTGAGGCTGAAATTGTATGTTTGTGGTTTGCTTACAAGCATCGGTGTTTTAGAAGACATAATCTCTCCTCTTACTCTAGCAGTGATGTCCCTTGAGAGATATGTGGCTGTGTGCTTTCCTATGAGACATGCAAGCCTTGCCACCGTCAGAAACACAGGAGCAGCCATCGCGCTTGTGTGGACCATCTCTGGGGGAAATGTTTTAATGCGAGTGTTGATACTTATTGGTTGGAAAAATGATTTAGATCTGAATGTGGAAATGAAAGACTTCTGCTCGAAAGAGGCAATGTTCCTGGCACCGATTTCCAGTCAAGTTGATAAAGCATTTTCCAtttttgtgtttgcatttgggGGATTTGTAACTATTCTTTCCTATGTTGGTGTGACATTGGTAGCCAGGTCAGCCTCGACAGAAAAAGCTACTGCCAGCAAGGCCGGAAAAACAGTTTTACTTCACATGATTCAGTTGGTGCTGATTCTTATCGCTACTATCTACTCTAGCATCCTCCTTAGCTTTGCAAGAACAGTGGATAGAACAACTCTGATCCGTCTCTACAAcagtttttatgtgtgtttgaatatatTTCCCAGGTGTCTCAGTGCTCTTATCTATGGGCTCAGAGACAAAACCATCAGACCTGTCCTCTTGAAAAGACTCTGTGGTCAACTTAAATGCTTGGCTCCTACATAA